The following coding sequences are from one Bradyrhizobium sp. WSM471 window:
- a CDS encoding LysR family transcriptional regulator translates to MLDQGAIDWDDFRFVLAIVRGGSVSAAAKQLGVDHATVIRRVDRLEKHLSAKLFDRRKTGYLLTEAGQRVADSAEAMESTIVANQEQVGGSVARLTGTVRIGAPDGFGTAFLAPRLAPFADRYPDLDLQLVATARLFSLSKREADIAISLTMPKEGRIVGRKLLDYRLGLYAAPAYLDRFPKITSREVLPHHRFVGYIEELLFTPELDYLPQVSPKISARLRSANLIAQLNATLAGFGIAVLPHFMAADYPQLIAVLAEEVSITRTFWMLMHADSKDLARIRAVADYIGEIVERERALFAGR, encoded by the coding sequence ATGCTGGATCAAGGCGCTATCGACTGGGACGACTTCCGCTTCGTGCTGGCCATCGTGCGGGGCGGCTCGGTTTCGGCTGCGGCAAAACAGCTCGGCGTCGACCATGCCACCGTCATCCGCCGCGTCGACCGGCTGGAGAAGCACCTCTCGGCCAAGCTGTTTGACCGGCGCAAGACCGGCTACCTGCTGACAGAGGCTGGCCAGCGCGTCGCCGACAGCGCCGAAGCCATGGAATCGACCATCGTCGCCAACCAGGAGCAGGTCGGTGGCTCCGTGGCGCGGCTGACCGGCACGGTGCGGATCGGCGCCCCCGACGGCTTTGGGACCGCGTTCCTGGCGCCGCGACTGGCGCCGTTCGCGGACCGGTATCCCGATCTCGACCTGCAACTTGTGGCCACCGCGCGGCTGTTCAGCCTCTCCAAGCGCGAGGCCGATATCGCCATCAGCCTGACCATGCCGAAGGAAGGCCGCATCGTCGGCCGCAAGCTGCTCGACTACCGGCTCGGACTCTATGCCGCGCCCGCCTATCTCGACCGCTTCCCGAAAATCACCTCGCGCGAGGTGCTGCCGCACCATCGATTCGTCGGCTATATCGAGGAGCTCTTGTTCACGCCCGAGCTCGACTATTTGCCGCAGGTGTCGCCGAAGATCTCCGCACGGTTGCGCAGCGCCAATCTGATCGCGCAACTCAACGCCACGCTCGCCGGCTTCGGTATTGCCGTCCTGCCGCATTTCATGGCGGCCGACTATCCGCAGCTGATTGCGGTGCTGGCGGAAGAGGTCTCGATCACCCGCACCTTCTGGATGCTGATGCACGCCGACAGCAAGGACCTCGCGCGGATCCGTGCGGTGGCGGATTACATCGGCGAGATCGTTGAGCGCGAGCGGGCGTTGTTTGCGGGAAGGTAG
- a CDS encoding TetR/AcrR family transcriptional regulator, whose amino-acid sequence MRYSREHKQETHDRIVKKASVRLREKGAHGIGVADLMKEAGLTHGGFYAHFDSREALVIEAFDYAMNRSMEHWRKQSDQVAPEKQLPQIVETYLSTVHRDNPGHGCSIPALGAEIARESPKTRKAFAGKLDEMIEMITDFIPNLPRKAARKQAIATLATMAGTMLLARIAGSSELSDEVLKTGKDSALDGARREPKAAVAKKAKQS is encoded by the coding sequence ATGCGCTATTCCCGGGAACACAAGCAGGAAACCCACGACCGCATCGTGAAGAAGGCCTCCGTGCGGCTGCGCGAAAAGGGCGCCCACGGCATAGGCGTCGCCGACCTCATGAAGGAAGCGGGCCTGACCCATGGCGGCTTCTACGCCCATTTCGATTCCCGCGAGGCGCTTGTGATCGAGGCATTCGACTACGCGATGAATCGCTCGATGGAGCACTGGCGCAAGCAGTCCGATCAGGTCGCGCCGGAGAAGCAGCTTCCCCAGATCGTCGAGACCTATCTCTCGACGGTGCATCGCGACAACCCCGGTCACGGTTGCTCGATCCCCGCGCTCGGCGCCGAGATCGCCCGCGAGAGCCCGAAGACGCGAAAGGCCTTTGCCGGCAAGCTCGACGAGATGATCGAGATGATCACGGACTTCATCCCGAATCTGCCGCGCAAGGCTGCGCGCAAGCAGGCGATCGCGACCCTGGCGACCATGGCTGGCACCATGTTGCTCGCGCGCATCGCCGGCTCGAGCGAGCTATCGGACGAGGTGCTGAAGACGGGCAAGGACAGCGCGCTGGACGGCGCGCGCCGCGAGCCGAAGGCTGCGGTTGCGAAGAAGGCGAAGCAGAGTTAG
- a CDS encoding isobutyryl-CoA dehydrogenase, which yields MQFALNEDQIAVRDMALAFAAERIAPHALRWDEEKHFPVEVMREAATLGMGGIYIREDVGGSAMTRFDAALIFEALATGCPTTSAFISIHNMASWMIDAYGSDTQRHTWLPKLCTMELIASYCLTEPGAGSDAAALRTRAMREGDHYVLNGQKQFISGAGGTDLLVAMVRTGGDGPGGISTLVIDGKTPGVSFGANERKMGWNAQPTRAVIFENARVPVANRLSEEGVGFKIAMAGLDGGRLNITACSLGGAKTALDKARAYMKERKAFGKRLDEFQALQFKLADMAIELEAARTFLWRAAAALDRKDPDATMLCAMAKRFGTDVGFEVANQALQLHGGYGYLSEYGIEKIVRDLRVHQILEGTNEIMRLIVARKLIEGAR from the coding sequence ATGCAGTTCGCTCTGAACGAGGATCAGATCGCGGTTCGCGACATGGCGTTGGCGTTTGCGGCGGAAAGGATCGCGCCGCACGCGCTGCGCTGGGACGAGGAGAAACATTTTCCCGTCGAGGTCATGCGCGAGGCCGCCACGCTCGGGATGGGCGGCATCTACATCCGCGAGGATGTCGGCGGCTCCGCCATGACGCGGTTCGACGCGGCGCTGATCTTCGAGGCGCTGGCGACAGGCTGTCCGACCACCTCGGCCTTCATCTCCATCCACAACATGGCGTCCTGGATGATCGATGCCTACGGCAGCGACACCCAACGCCACACATGGTTGCCCAAGCTCTGCACCATGGAGCTGATTGCGAGCTACTGCCTGACGGAGCCCGGCGCCGGTTCAGACGCGGCAGCGCTCCGCACCCGTGCCATGCGCGAGGGCGATCATTACGTCCTCAACGGTCAGAAGCAGTTCATCTCCGGTGCCGGCGGCACTGATCTCTTGGTGGCGATGGTCCGCACCGGCGGCGATGGCCCGGGCGGTATCTCGACGCTTGTGATCGACGGCAAGACGCCGGGCGTCTCGTTCGGCGCCAACGAGCGCAAGATGGGCTGGAACGCGCAGCCGACCCGCGCCGTGATCTTCGAGAACGCCCGCGTGCCGGTTGCCAACCGGCTGAGCGAGGAGGGCGTCGGCTTCAAGATCGCGATGGCGGGCCTCGACGGCGGGCGCCTCAACATCACGGCCTGCTCGCTCGGCGGCGCGAAGACCGCGCTCGACAAGGCGCGCGCCTACATGAAGGAGCGCAAGGCGTTTGGAAAACGTCTCGACGAATTCCAGGCGTTGCAATTCAAGCTTGCCGACATGGCGATCGAGCTCGAGGCCGCGCGCACCTTCCTATGGCGCGCCGCCGCCGCGCTGGATCGCAAGGATCCGGATGCCACCATGCTCTGTGCGATGGCCAAGCGTTTCGGCACCGATGTCGGCTTCGAGGTCGCCAACCAGGCGCTCCAGCTTCATGGCGGCTACGGCTATCTCAGCGAATATGGCATTGAGAAGATCGTGCGCGATTTGCGCGTGCACCAGATCCTCGAAGGCACCAATGAAATCATGCGGCTGATCGTGGCGCGCAAATTGATCGAGGGCGCGCGATGA
- a CDS encoding CoA-acylating methylmalonate-semialdehyde dehydrogenase has product MRSVGHFIGGKEVKGTSGRTADVFEPMTGDVQAKVALASKAEVRAAVENARAAQPEWAATNPQRRARVMMKFVELVQRDYDKLAELLAREHGKTVPDAKGDIQRGLEVAEFACGIPHLMKGEYTEGAGPGIDIYSMRQALGVVAGITPFNFPAMIPMWKFAPAIACGNAFILKPSERDPGVPMMLAELMIEAGLPAGILNVVNGDKEAVDAILDDPDIKAVGFVGSTPIAQYIYERAAQTGKRCQCFGGAKNHAIIMPDADMDQAVDALIGAGYGSAGERCMAVSVAVPVGKSTADRLMEKLVPRVESLKIGTSIDPSADYGPLVTREAVEKVKGYIDIGIKEGATLAVDGRGFKMQGYENGFYLGGSLFDNVTKDMRIYKEEIFGPVLSVVRAHDYKEALALPSEHDYGNGVAIFTRDGDAARDFAAKVNVGMVGINVPIPVPIAYYTFGGWKKSGFGDLNQHGPDSVRFYTKTKTVTSRWPSGVKEGAEFSIPLMK; this is encoded by the coding sequence ATGCGTTCAGTCGGACATTTCATTGGTGGCAAAGAGGTCAAGGGCACCTCGGGCCGCACCGCCGACGTTTTCGAGCCGATGACCGGTGACGTCCAGGCCAAGGTGGCGCTGGCGTCCAAGGCCGAGGTTCGCGCCGCCGTGGAAAACGCCCGCGCCGCCCAGCCGGAATGGGCTGCGACCAACCCGCAGCGCCGCGCCCGCGTCATGATGAAGTTCGTCGAGCTGGTGCAGCGCGACTACGACAAGCTCGCCGAGCTGCTCGCCCGCGAGCATGGCAAGACCGTTCCTGACGCCAAGGGTGACATCCAGCGTGGCCTCGAAGTCGCGGAATTCGCCTGCGGCATCCCGCACCTGATGAAGGGCGAATACACCGAAGGCGCCGGCCCCGGCATCGACATCTACTCCATGCGCCAGGCGCTCGGCGTCGTCGCCGGCATCACGCCGTTCAATTTCCCGGCGATGATCCCGATGTGGAAGTTCGCTCCCGCGATTGCCTGCGGCAACGCCTTCATCCTGAAGCCGTCGGAGCGCGATCCCGGCGTGCCTATGATGCTCGCCGAGCTGATGATCGAGGCGGGCCTGCCGGCCGGCATCCTCAATGTCGTCAACGGCGACAAGGAAGCGGTCGACGCCATCCTCGACGATCCCGATATCAAGGCCGTCGGTTTCGTCGGCTCCACCCCGATCGCGCAATACATCTACGAGCGCGCAGCCCAGACTGGCAAGCGCTGCCAGTGTTTTGGCGGGGCCAAGAACCACGCCATCATCATGCCCGATGCCGACATGGACCAGGCGGTCGACGCACTGATCGGCGCCGGCTACGGCTCGGCCGGCGAACGCTGCATGGCCGTGTCCGTCGCGGTCCCCGTCGGCAAGTCCACTGCCGACCGCTTGATGGAAAAGCTGGTCCCGCGCGTCGAGTCGCTCAAGATCGGCACCTCGATCGATCCGTCCGCCGATTACGGTCCGCTGGTGACGCGCGAGGCGGTCGAGAAGGTCAAGGGCTATATCGACATCGGCATCAAGGAAGGCGCGACGCTCGCCGTCGACGGCCGCGGCTTCAAGATGCAGGGCTACGAGAACGGCTTCTATCTCGGCGGTTCGCTGTTCGACAACGTCACCAAGGACATGCGGATCTACAAGGAAGAGATCTTTGGTCCCGTGCTCTCGGTCGTGCGTGCGCACGATTACAAGGAAGCGCTGGCGCTGCCGTCGGAGCATGATTACGGCAACGGCGTTGCGATCTTCACCCGCGACGGCGATGCCGCGCGCGACTTCGCGGCCAAAGTCAACGTCGGCATGGTCGGCATCAACGTGCCGATCCCGGTGCCGATCGCCTATTACACCTTCGGTGGTTGGAAGAAGTCGGGCTTCGGCGATCTCAACCAGCACGGCCCGGATTCGGTCCGCTTCTACACCAAGACCAAGACGGTGACCTCGCGCTGGCCGTCCGGCGTCAAGGAAGGCGCGGAGTTCTCGATCCCGCTGATGAAGTGA
- a CDS encoding enoyl-CoA hydratase/isomerase family protein, whose protein sequence is MSGAQEGDLVARVEGAAGIVRLNRPKAINAVTLEMFRDIDKALDRFEADPAIAVIVLEGAGERGLCAGGDIRALWESSKVDGDLGKILWREEYILNARIKKFPKPYVAFMDGIVMGGGVGLSAHASHRIVTDRTRLAMPEVGLGFFPDVGGTWLLSRSPGEIGTYFGLTGQTMNGPDAIHARFADAVVPAAKWPELRDALTKVRLGITAADVSKLIKGFATGETVGPVAAREPAIDALFGFDRMEDIFAALKRDGSEFALTTLKTLNEKSPRGMVVTLKLLRLARTASSLEECLVREYRAALEVFHSDDFREGVRAAVIDKDRNPTWSPSRIEDVTPDMLAQYLAEIGADELKFN, encoded by the coding sequence ATGAGTGGAGCGCAGGAGGGCGACCTGGTCGCGCGGGTCGAGGGCGCGGCCGGCATTGTCAGGCTCAACCGTCCGAAGGCAATCAATGCGGTGACGCTGGAGATGTTTCGCGACATCGACAAGGCGCTCGACCGCTTCGAAGCCGACCCCGCCATTGCCGTGATCGTGCTGGAAGGTGCCGGCGAGCGCGGCCTGTGTGCCGGCGGCGACATTCGTGCGCTCTGGGAGAGCTCGAAGGTCGACGGTGACCTCGGCAAGATCCTGTGGCGGGAAGAGTACATCCTCAATGCCCGGATCAAGAAATTCCCAAAACCCTATGTCGCCTTCATGGACGGCATCGTGATGGGGGGCGGCGTCGGACTCTCGGCCCATGCGAGCCATCGAATCGTGACCGACCGCACCAGGCTCGCGATGCCCGAGGTCGGGCTCGGTTTCTTTCCCGACGTCGGCGGCACCTGGCTGTTGTCACGCTCGCCGGGCGAGATCGGCACTTATTTCGGCCTGACTGGCCAGACCATGAACGGCCCCGATGCGATCCACGCGAGGTTTGCCGACGCGGTGGTGCCGGCGGCCAAATGGCCGGAGTTGCGCGACGCGCTGACCAAGGTTCGCCTGGGCATCACCGCGGCCGATGTCAGCAAGCTCATCAAAGGTTTTGCGACGGGGGAGACCGTGGGGCCGGTCGCCGCAAGGGAGCCGGCGATCGACGCACTGTTCGGCTTCGACCGCATGGAAGACATCTTTGCCGCGCTCAAGCGTGACGGTTCCGAGTTCGCGCTCACGACATTGAAGACGCTCAACGAAAAATCGCCGCGCGGCATGGTGGTGACGCTCAAGTTGCTGCGGCTCGCGCGCACCGCGTCCAGCCTGGAAGAATGCCTGGTGCGCGAATATCGCGCTGCGCTGGAAGTCTTCCACAGCGACGACTTTCGCGAAGGCGTGCGTGCCGCCGTGATCGACAAGGACCGCAATCCGACCTGGTCGCCGTCGCGGATCGAGGACGTCACGCCGGACATGCTCGCGCAGTATCTCGCCGAGATCGGCGCCGACGAACTGAAGTTCAATTAA
- a CDS encoding PaaI family thioesterase gives MTNIDQLDLFSPVQRRERVVEWQVPAPVAKVAMGLSGMDAMLGIRDGRLPPPPFAKLIGFVMAVVEPGRIVMELDPREDLENTIGLLHGATAAALIDTAMGCAISTRLESGQGSVTLDLKMTFLRPLSVRSGLIAAEGKVIKLGRQTSYTEGFVRDGKGALAVHATATFSMIGNNFTGN, from the coding sequence GTGACCAACATCGATCAACTCGACCTGTTTTCGCCCGTGCAGAGGCGCGAGCGGGTGGTGGAGTGGCAGGTGCCTGCGCCGGTTGCGAAAGTGGCAATGGGCCTGTCAGGCATGGACGCGATGCTAGGCATCCGCGACGGACGGTTGCCGCCGCCACCCTTTGCCAAGCTGATCGGCTTCGTCATGGCCGTGGTCGAGCCGGGCCGAATCGTCATGGAACTCGATCCGCGCGAGGACCTCGAGAACACCATCGGCCTCCTGCACGGAGCCACTGCCGCCGCGCTGATCGACACCGCCATGGGGTGTGCGATCTCGACCAGGCTGGAGTCCGGGCAGGGCTCCGTCACCCTCGATCTGAAAATGACCTTCCTGCGTCCGCTCTCGGTCCGGTCCGGGCTGATCGCAGCCGAAGGCAAGGTGATCAAGCTGGGACGCCAGACCAGCTACACCGAGGGCTTCGTGCGGGACGGTAAGGGGGCACTTGCGGTGCACGCAACGGCGACCTTTTCCATGATCGGCAACAATTTTACCGGGAATTAA